The window CCATAAATCGTTTACTAGGGCGAAAAATGCAGAATTGTAATACACCCACATTATTGAGAACACCTTTAGTAATTGTGTACCGACTTGGTTGGTTACTGGCTTTGTGGAGTTCCTGGCCGGCCAGTGCAGTCGATACTTTAGCTCGCGAGGCAGTTGAAGCCTTCTGGCAGCGCACTCCGGCTCATCAGTTTATCGCAGGGAAAGATGGCGTAAGCCTGGCGTACAAGGTTATTCCTCGCTCAAATGCCCTTGGCAGCGTGGTGATTTTCTCCGGGCGTACGGAAAGTTTTGTTAAATACCAAGAGTTTGCGTACGAAATGGCACAGGCGGGTTATGCGGTGTACCAACATGACCACCGGGGTCAGGGTTTGTCCAGTCGCATGCTGGCAGATGGACGAAAGGGCCACGTTGTTGAGTTTGATGATTATGTTGTCGATGCGGACACCTTTATGCGTTCAGCGGCAGTAGCGGATGCGCCACGGCCGCTGTATTTGTTCGCCCATTCCATGGGCGGGGCGATTGCGATTCGCTACCTGGCAACGCACGACAACCCCTTCGCTGCGGTGGTTTTAGGGTCGCCCATGCTGGCGCCCAATACGGGTATTGCAGGAACTTGTCAACTGGCCCGCGCGATCGGTTATGCCTGCAGTACATGCGCTGCCACGGGGCACACGCCGACACCCTTCGCAAAAAATCGCCTCACCCACTCACAAACCCGGTTCAGCTGGAAAAATGAGGTGTACGAAGCCTTTCCTGGTTCAGCCTTAGGTGCGCCAACATTCGGTTGGGTGGCGCAGGCCTGCGAGGTACGTGAACAACTGCAAATGGATGCGGCGGATATTCGCGGGCCGCTGCTGTTGCTGCAAGCGGGGGACGATAAGGTTGTGTTGAATGAACCGCAAAATGCCTTTTGCGCGCGCGAAAATGCGGAAGGTAGGCTGGTATGCGATGGCGGAGCGCCTGTCGTTATAGACGGCGCACGGCACGAATTACTGTTTGAATCCGACGAATATCGCGCGCCTGTGCTCGAGATAATACGCGGTTATTACGCGAGCCACAGACCATCGGTAGAGTAAAGACTAGCTCGGCTGCTTGTATTTGTGGACTGAGTGAATGACGTAGTCGCCTTCGAAATACACCGTAAAGGCATCGTACTCCCAGTAGTATATAGGGGGCGTTCCTGTCGGGCCGTTCCGGCTGGCTGGGTTGCCAAATTTTGCTTCTACCTGGGACTTGGACAACCCTTTTTGCGGTACCGGCTGATTCCACTTTTCTGATGCGGCTGAGGCGTCTGGCATTTGCAGTGTGTCCGCCACAGCAACATCAACACTCAGAGCAAGCAGGCTCGACAGGACGGCGATTTTAACTGGGGTCATGAAATATCCTCGTTAGACCTTATTTCCATGCGGCTTGTATCCGCATTCTTTCTACTGGCTAGGGAGCTTGTTTTTGCGAGATTTGTGCCCGCAGAATTTGACGCGATAATTCTTGCCGATCTTTGTCGCTAATTCTGTGAAATCGCGCCGCAACCTGATATTGATCGCCTTTCGCCTCACAGCGAATGACTTTGGCGAAGACTACCACGGGAACATAGTTAGGCAAAAATATCATGCGAATTGCCAGGTAGTTACCTTTGTAGAGCGCACGATCCACGATGAAAGCGAGTCCGTCTTCACTCAAATTAATACGCGTTTTGGGTTTCTCGCGCGCTTTTTCTGTTTGGTGGAACAGCGCATGGCGGGCCAGAAGGTCGATCTTGCTGTTCACAATCTGCAAATAGTCGCCAATCAGCCTATTTTTTTCACTCAGAGCCCGTAACGTTTGGCTGGCATCGCGGTCCAAGCGTCTCAACTCGTTGATAATGCCAAGAGACACGGCATCGTCAAACAGAATTTCCGGACTATCGTGCTCCGCTGTATACGCGTCTACGACTTTGTGGTCAAAAATTACGTCGTGACTGATGCGGAAAAAATCCCGTTTCTCACGCGATCCTTGGTCTGCCTGTTTCTGCGTTAGCTCGGTCATTTTTTGTGCTTTTTCCACCATACATGTCTCACTAAGAATAGTAGACCTTGTTAGTTAGCGTTTTCTTCTGTTTAATCGCGCCATGATCGCACAGACTTCCCCATCATTACCGTTATTCATCGGTTTACGCTACATCCGCGCGAAGCGCCGCAACGGGTTTATCTCGTTCGTAAGCCTGTTTGCCCTTGGCGGAATGGCGCTGGGCGTATTTGCGTTGATTGTCGTTTTATCGGTAATGAACGGCTTCGATCACGAACTTAAGCAACGCTTACTGCGTGTGGTGCCGCACGGCTTTCTATCGACGTCAACGCCATTGCATAACTGGCAGGCGTTGGGCGAGAAAATCGCTAGCACGCCAGAGCTAAAAGCGTTCGCTCCCTATATTGAAGGGCAAGGTTTGCTTAGCTATGCAGGCAATGTCAAACCGATTCAGATTGAAGGTATCGATCCGCAGTACGAGTCTGCGATTTCGATTGTCAACCAATTCATGCTTGTGGGAGATATGGCCGAACTTAAGCCGGGAGAGTACGGCATTGTTATGGGCAGCCTGATTGCACGGTTTTTGGGGGTAACGACTGGAGACAAGGTGTCTGTAACCTTACCGCAGGTGTCTGTTACGCCTGCTGGAATATTCCCGCGCGCCAAGCGATTTACGCTTGTGGGGGTGTTTGAAGCTGGGGCACAAGTTGATCAGTATCTCACTCTTATTCATATAGACGACGCAAAAACCTTGTTTCGCACGGGCGGGGCGGTCGATGGGCTGCACTTGAAGTTTGACGATATCTACCGTGCTCCCGAAGCCGTTCAATCCCTGGCGAGCCGACTCGGCTCGGGCTATGTTGCCAAGGACTGGAGCCAAACACAGGGCAGCCTGTTTCAAGCAGTAAAAATGGAGAAGACGGTTGTCGGCCTGATGCTGGGCATTATTATCGCGGTAGCCGCGTTTAATATTGTGACTAGCCTGATTATGATGGTGGCGGAAAAGCGCGGCGACATTGCAGTGTTGCGCACACTCGGCATGTCGCGTTGGGACATTATTCGTATTTTTATGGCCCAGGGTATTATTTTGGGTTTGGGTGGCATCGCAATCGGCGCTGCTTTTGGTGTTGTAACCGCCGTGTGGCTGCCAGATGCGATGCAGCTGATAGAGTCTCTCACCGGCTTTCAACTGTTCGACCCCAATGTGTACTTTGTGGCTTATTTACCATCGCAATGGCAATGGCAGGACACCGTTTTGGTGTGTGCGATGGCGGTCGTCGTCGCTGTGCTGGCGACTATATACCCAGCTTTTCGAGCCTCCCAAATCGAACCCGCAGAAGCGCTGCGCTACGACCTGTAAATCTTATGACGAAAATTGTTCTGCGTTGCGAAGACGTTAAAAAAACTTATAGCCAGGGGCCGCAAAAAGTCGAGGTGCTAAAGGGAATAGAGCTGGATATCCACGAAGGTCAACAGATCGCCATTGTGGGCGCGTCCGGCAGCGGAAAGAGCACCTTATTAAACGTGCTGGGTGGTCTGGACCAGCCCGACACTGGAGTAGTGGAAATTCTACAGCGCGCTTTTTCCCAGTGTTCCGACAATGAGCGCGGCAAGATTCGCAATCAGTCTCTTGGTTTTGTTTACCAGTTTCATCATTTATTGCCTGAGTTTAGCGCATTGGAAAACGTTGCAATGCCACTGCTCATCGCAGGTCAAAAAATGGCAGACGCATCAAAAATTGCGGCGCAGATCTTACATCGTGTTGGTTTAACCGACCGTGCCGTTCACAAGCCAGCGGAATTATCTGGCGGTGAACGTCAGCGGGTCGCTATTGCTCGTGCTCTGGTAAATAATCCAGCCTGCGTACTCATGGATGAGCCAACGGGTAATCTGGATTCCGCAAATGCCGCCTCTATTCAAGCTCTGATGGCAGAGCTGAGCCAATCGTTGTCAACAGCATTTATTGTTGTGACTCACGACCTGGCGCTTGCAAAAACAATGCATCAGGTGTACGAGTTGGGTGAGGGTAGATTGGTTCGGGTTCATGGTTAACGCGCTATGCGATTTTCTTTTTTTGTAGGCTTCAGATACGCCGGAGCAAAACGACGCAGTCAGTTGGTGTCGTTTTTATCGGGTATGTCAGTCGCAGGTCTGATGGTGGGCGTCGGCCTGCTGGTAGCCGTGCTCTCAATAATGAATGGCTTCGACAGGGAAATGCGGGATCGCATTTTGGGGCTGGTGCCACAAGCGGCCGTATTCGAGCGGGATGGCATTGAGGACTGGCGTGCGGTAATGAAAACCCTGATGAAGGACAGCCGCATTGCGGGTGTAGCGCCGTTTGTTCAAGTAGACGGTTTAGCCAGTTATCGCAACAACACTGCTCCTGTGTTGCTGTATGGTATCGATCCAGCGAGTGAAACCAATGTGTCACGTATCCTGGAGTATGTGGATGAGCAAAGTCTCGCAGCACTTGATGCAAGCTCAGAGAACTTGCTTTTAGGCGCATCTTTAGCGGAAAAGCTCGGCGTAGAGCAGGGCAGTCGTTTGATGGTTGTAATACCGGATAGCCATGGCACCACCAGCGCGCCGCATATCGCCTACTTTAAAGTGAGTGCGCTGATTAAATCGAACACCGAGCTCGATAATACACTGGCGCTTGCGTCATTAGCTTCAGTTGCAACGCTCACGGGTAACCCAAGTACGGTTACTGGAGTTCGTTTGCGTTTACACAACATCTTTAGTGCCCCACAAACGGTGTACGAGAACCTGGTAAAGCTCGGCCCTGGATATTACGGTACGAATTGGACAAGGACACACGGCAACCTGTATCAGGCAATCCAGATGTCGAAGAATCTTGTCGGGCTTTTAATGAGTTTGATTGTCGCTATCGCGGCTTTCAATATAATCTCGACACTTATTATGGTTGTGGTAGATAAGCAGGGTGACATAGCGATACTGCGTACGCTGGGCGCGACTACCAAAACCATTATGATGATATTTGTAGTGCAAGGTACGTCGATTGGTTTAGTAGGCACCTTTATTGGTGTTGTCTTTGGTTGCGGCCTGGCGTTCGTAGCGCAGGACATACTTCAGCTACTGGAAGCCATTTTTCATGTGCAGTTTTTAAAATCTGACGTGTATCCGCTAACCTACCTACCAACAGAAATCAGACTGAGCGATATCGCCAGAGTCGCGTTTACGGCATTGAGTTTGAGCTTTTTGGCAACAATATACCCGGCCTACAGAGCTAGCAAAGTGCAGCCGGCTGAATCGTTGCGCTATGAGTAAACAGCTTGCAAAAGAAACGGGCTATAGCGCCCCTACGCACAATTGCTATACGACAACAGATCGTATAGCAAACTTCTGCTTGTAAAGACATTCTAAGGCTGAATCCGCGTTACGCTGCTTGGTTTGTCCCATAAATCATAGTTGTCTCTTTTACTTCTCCAGACACGCCAGTAAAATTAATACTCTCGCCGAGGTTTCCATCCAACGGACTCTGTAGCCCTCGTTCATGAATGCCCACGACATGCGTATAAATTTGCGTGGTTGATAAATCTTTATGGCCCAGTAATTCCTGGATGTTTCTTATGTCCGCGCCGGAACGTAACAGGTTAGTTGCGAAACAATGGCGAAATGTGTGGCAGGAGGCTTTTTTGTGTATAGCTGCAGCCACAATCGCCTTTTTAACCTGCCGCTGGACCTGCTGTTCGCCAATGTGATGGCGGCGGACAACCTGAGAGCGTGGGTCCAGTGCGCGCATATTGGCTGGAAATAAGTACTGCCAGCCTGGCTCCTTAGGTGCGTTCGGGTATTTCTTTGCGAGCGCAAACGGTAAATACACTTCGCCGAACCCTTCTAATAGATCTTTGGCGTGCAGAGAAAGCACAAATGTGCGTTGAGCCTGTAAGCCAGGGATAAGCGATTTTGGTAACAAGGTTCGACGGGATTTCATTCCTTTCGCTTCTCGCACCATAATGCACTGTTGTTCGAAGTCCACATCCTGTAACCGTAGACGCACCGCCTCCATAACGCGTAACCCGCTGCCGTACATCAACGAGCCAATGATTCGGTAAATGCCTGATAATTCACTTAATACTTTAAGCGCTTCTCGATGGCTAAAAACGACCGGCAATATTCTCGGCCGTGTTGAAGGCGTGAACGCTAATTCTCCAACAGGAACACCAAGAAATTTTTCGTATAAAAAGACAAGTGCGTTTAGCGCTGTTTTTTGCGTGTTTATAGAATAGCAGCGCCGAACCGCCAGATGGCTGAGGTAGCTATCAATACTGCCTTGCTCCAGCTCGGAGGGATGTGTGCGGTTATGAAAGCGAATGAAATCCG of the Teredinibacter turnerae T7901 genome contains:
- a CDS encoding alpha/beta fold hydrolase, translated to MQNCNTPTLLRTPLVIVYRLGWLLALWSSWPASAVDTLAREAVEAFWQRTPAHQFIAGKDGVSLAYKVIPRSNALGSVVIFSGRTESFVKYQEFAYEMAQAGYAVYQHDHRGQGLSSRMLADGRKGHVVEFDDYVVDADTFMRSAAVADAPRPLYLFAHSMGGAIAIRYLATHDNPFAAVVLGSPMLAPNTGIAGTCQLARAIGYACSTCAATGHTPTPFAKNRLTHSQTRFSWKNEVYEAFPGSALGAPTFGWVAQACEVREQLQMDAADIRGPLLLLQAGDDKVVLNEPQNAFCARENAEGRLVCDGGAPVVIDGARHELLFESDEYRAPVLEIIRGYYASHRPSVE
- a CDS encoding PilZ domain-containing protein, which encodes MVEKAQKMTELTQKQADQGSREKRDFFRISHDVIFDHKVVDAYTAEHDSPEILFDDAVSLGIINELRRLDRDASQTLRALSEKNRLIGDYLQIVNSKIDLLARHALFHQTEKAREKPKTRINLSEDGLAFIVDRALYKGNYLAIRMIFLPNYVPVVVFAKVIRCEAKGDQYQVAARFHRISDKDRQELSRQILRAQISQKQAP
- a CDS encoding lipoprotein-releasing ABC transporter permease subunit; the protein is MIAQTSPSLPLFIGLRYIRAKRRNGFISFVSLFALGGMALGVFALIVVLSVMNGFDHELKQRLLRVVPHGFLSTSTPLHNWQALGEKIASTPELKAFAPYIEGQGLLSYAGNVKPIQIEGIDPQYESAISIVNQFMLVGDMAELKPGEYGIVMGSLIARFLGVTTGDKVSVTLPQVSVTPAGIFPRAKRFTLVGVFEAGAQVDQYLTLIHIDDAKTLFRTGGAVDGLHLKFDDIYRAPEAVQSLASRLGSGYVAKDWSQTQGSLFQAVKMEKTVVGLMLGIIIAVAAFNIVTSLIMMVAEKRGDIAVLRTLGMSRWDIIRIFMAQGIILGLGGIAIGAAFGVVTAVWLPDAMQLIESLTGFQLFDPNVYFVAYLPSQWQWQDTVLVCAMAVVVAVLATIYPAFRASQIEPAEALRYDL
- the lolD gene encoding lipoprotein-releasing ABC transporter ATP-binding protein LolD, producing MTKIVLRCEDVKKTYSQGPQKVEVLKGIELDIHEGQQIAIVGASGSGKSTLLNVLGGLDQPDTGVVEILQRAFSQCSDNERGKIRNQSLGFVYQFHHLLPEFSALENVAMPLLIAGQKMADASKIAAQILHRVGLTDRAVHKPAELSGGERQRVAIARALVNNPACVLMDEPTGNLDSANAASIQALMAELSQSLSTAFIVVTHDLALAKTMHQVYELGEGRLVRVHG
- a CDS encoding lipoprotein-releasing ABC transporter permease subunit, producing the protein MRFSFFVGFRYAGAKRRSQLVSFLSGMSVAGLMVGVGLLVAVLSIMNGFDREMRDRILGLVPQAAVFERDGIEDWRAVMKTLMKDSRIAGVAPFVQVDGLASYRNNTAPVLLYGIDPASETNVSRILEYVDEQSLAALDASSENLLLGASLAEKLGVEQGSRLMVVIPDSHGTTSAPHIAYFKVSALIKSNTELDNTLALASLASVATLTGNPSTVTGVRLRLHNIFSAPQTVYENLVKLGPGYYGTNWTRTHGNLYQAIQMSKNLVGLLMSLIVAIAAFNIISTLIMVVVDKQGDIAILRTLGATTKTIMMIFVVQGTSIGLVGTFIGVVFGCGLAFVAQDILQLLEAIFHVQFLKSDVYPLTYLPTEIRLSDIARVAFTALSLSFLATIYPAYRASKVQPAESLRYE
- a CDS encoding integron integrase, which produces MDDIPHRLPEKTVKFMDKLREFMRARHMAYRTEKTYCNWIADFIRFHNRTHPSELEQGSIDSYLSHLAVRRCYSINTQKTALNALVFLYEKFLGVPVGELAFTPSTRPRILPVVFSHREALKVLSELSGIYRIIGSLMYGSGLRVMEAVRLRLQDVDFEQQCIMVREAKGMKSRRTLLPKSLIPGLQAQRTFVLSLHAKDLLEGFGEVYLPFALAKKYPNAPKEPGWQYLFPANMRALDPRSQVVRRHHIGEQQVQRQVKKAIVAAAIHKKASCHTFRHCFATNLLRSGADIRNIQELLGHKDLSTTQIYTHVVGIHERGLQSPLDGNLGESINFTGVSGEVKETTMIYGTNQAA